The following proteins come from a genomic window of Streptomyces sp. NBC_01716:
- a CDS encoding LLM class flavin-dependent oxidoreductase, with amino-acid sequence MTTDASDRSTLPSILVPSMPDTTETVRPYAELVRDGEARRVWMGQSLKVETHQVFAHLAGAGVRVPVGTSVTLMPLRHPYEAALQARSLALTTGHPVVAGYGVGAPAFVRSLNGRPYDSPRTMAAEYLRTVRSLLDGEIVDHAGDYHALRGRLMPMEHARVEVGVGVLRPNMARTAGGVADVAITWMTPPGYVAETLVPALDEGAKDRDTRCRVATVVHVAVDRPKRDPYVLAHTAAAGHLSADHYTDMLRRAGVAADPADPQAGAAALVDSGTYVYGSADHIAGVLGEYRDAGVDEVILNCGGVLFTEGQEAALRDAREIVDAVRRRDGRG; translated from the coding sequence GTGACCACCGACGCGTCCGACCGGTCCACGCTGCCGAGCATCCTCGTACCGAGCATGCCGGACACCACCGAGACCGTGCGTCCCTACGCCGAGCTGGTACGCGACGGCGAAGCGCGCCGTGTGTGGATGGGCCAGTCGCTCAAGGTGGAGACGCACCAGGTGTTCGCGCATCTCGCCGGCGCCGGGGTGCGTGTCCCGGTCGGCACCAGTGTGACGCTGATGCCGCTGCGCCATCCGTACGAGGCCGCCCTCCAGGCCCGTTCGCTGGCCCTGACGACGGGTCACCCCGTGGTGGCCGGTTACGGCGTCGGCGCGCCCGCCTTCGTACGGAGCCTGAACGGGCGGCCGTACGACAGTCCCCGCACGATGGCGGCGGAGTACCTGCGTACCGTCCGCTCCCTGCTGGACGGCGAGATCGTCGACCACGCCGGTGACTACCACGCGCTGCGCGGACGGCTGATGCCGATGGAACACGCGCGCGTGGAGGTCGGGGTGGGTGTGCTGCGCCCCAACATGGCACGCACCGCGGGCGGTGTCGCCGACGTCGCCATCACCTGGATGACGCCGCCCGGCTATGTCGCCGAGACCCTGGTTCCGGCGCTGGACGAGGGCGCCAAGGACCGGGACACCCGGTGCCGGGTCGCGACCGTCGTCCATGTCGCGGTCGACCGCCCGAAGCGGGACCCGTACGTCCTCGCCCACACCGCCGCCGCCGGGCATCTCTCCGCCGACCACTACACGGACATGCTGCGCCGGGCCGGTGTCGCGGCCGACCCGGCCGACCCGCAGGCCGGTGCCGCCGCCCTGGTGGACAGCGGGACGTACGTGTACGGCTCCGCCGACCACATCGCGGGCGTGCTCGGCGAGTACCGCGACGCCGGGGTGGACGAGGTGATCCTCAACTGCGGCGGTGTGCTCTTCACCGAGGGCCAGGAAGCCGCGCTCCGGGACGCGCGGGAGATCGTGGACGCGGTCCGGCGGCGGGACGGCCGTGGCTGA